Proteins from a single region of Sporosarcina sp. P33:
- a CDS encoding TRAP transporter small permease, whose translation MTFLSNLLTRLDKLITYVSAATIFIMMMWIVMDVVLRSVFNSPITGTIEITGEYLLLIIVYLSISYAYKEGSHVSVDFIVEKFPKPLRSVLKVITNLLAITTFSLLGYANYLKGMDYFANDVRTTSLLHYPLAPALLIISIGVFLLVINLLLESIAIIRGKVEV comes from the coding sequence ATGACGTTTTTAAGTAATCTGCTAACGAGATTGGATAAATTAATTACTTATGTATCCGCAGCTACCATTTTCATCATGATGATGTGGATTGTAATGGATGTTGTATTACGATCTGTTTTCAATTCCCCCATCACAGGAACTATTGAAATTACAGGTGAATACTTGCTGCTGATCATTGTATATCTGTCAATCAGTTATGCCTATAAAGAAGGAAGCCACGTTTCTGTAGACTTCATAGTTGAGAAGTTTCCAAAACCATTACGCAGTGTGTTAAAAGTTATTACTAATCTATTGGCCATCACAACATTTTCGTTGCTGGGATATGCAAATTATCTGAAAGGAATGGATTATTTTGCAAATGATGTGCGCACAACTAGCTTACTTCATTATCCATTGGCTCCCGCTTTACTAATTATTTCAATAGGGGTCTTCTTGCTTGTCATAAACTTACTTCTGGAATCTATAGCGATTATTAGAGGAAAGGTTGAGGTGTAA
- the dctP gene encoding TRAP transporter substrate-binding protein DctP — translation MNKKFITAILASFLLLVLTACGNSAESSDDAAKKDKVTLKFATAQSDTHSLTSEVFKPMMEEITERTDGQVEFDFYPAEQLGKAADLYDLTSDGVADISFYISTYYPDKMPITSSLIGIPGLYSTSYEGSVTYHEIAQKDPVLQSDFIKNGVRPILTYNAPAGELWTRGKEVFVPEDVKGMKIRTTGEVLNKATVALDATPVNITLSEMYEAFDRGVYDGINLNAQSLNDHGMGELVKYGTKGVNFGGSGTGLIINENVFQSLSEDVQKVILEVGEKYTKSNAERTDEYVESIFKEYKDKGIVIHEITEDEKAKWSKFFESVEQDWLKEKDNPEFEETLKAFKEKSKENK, via the coding sequence ATGAACAAGAAATTTATTACGGCAATACTCGCTTCTTTTTTATTACTTGTTTTAACGGCATGCGGGAATTCGGCTGAAAGCAGCGATGATGCTGCGAAAAAAGACAAAGTCACATTGAAATTTGCTACCGCGCAGTCTGATACACATTCTTTAACATCTGAAGTGTTTAAACCAATGATGGAAGAAATCACGGAGCGTACAGACGGGCAGGTCGAATTTGACTTTTATCCTGCTGAACAATTAGGAAAGGCCGCAGATCTGTATGATTTAACAAGTGATGGCGTTGCAGATATATCATTCTATATTTCTACTTACTATCCTGACAAAATGCCGATCACCAGTTCACTAATAGGAATTCCAGGTTTGTATTCTACGAGCTATGAAGGGTCAGTAACATATCATGAAATTGCCCAGAAAGATCCTGTATTACAATCTGATTTCATTAAAAATGGTGTTAGACCAATCTTAACTTATAATGCACCGGCTGGCGAGTTATGGACGAGAGGGAAAGAAGTATTCGTACCGGAAGATGTAAAAGGCATGAAAATCAGAACGACAGGCGAAGTGTTAAATAAAGCAACAGTGGCTCTTGATGCGACACCGGTAAATATTACACTGTCAGAAATGTATGAGGCGTTTGATAGAGGTGTTTACGACGGGATTAACTTAAATGCCCAATCGTTAAATGACCATGGTATGGGTGAATTGGTTAAGTACGGTACAAAGGGTGTTAATTTCGGAGGTTCCGGAACAGGTCTTATTATTAACGAGAATGTCTTCCAGAGTCTTTCTGAAGACGTTCAAAAAGTAATTTTGGAAGTAGGGGAAAAGTATACAAAGAGTAATGCTGAAAGAACGGACGAATACGTTGAAAGTATTTTCAAAGAGTACAAAGATAAGGGAATTGTTATACATGAAATAACTGAAGATGAGAAAGCAAAATGGTCCAAGTTCTTTGAAAGCGTTGAACAGGATTGGTTAAAAGAAAAAGATAATCCTGAATTTGAGGAAACGCTAAAAGCATTTAAAGAGAAGTCGAAAGAAAATAAGTAA
- a CDS encoding PaaI family thioesterase, producing MKEDNVQAAKDLIQKKLDAFSPKELKEINYILSTYAKTAEASAGGEVPMHFFGRLAGLTRLDAYRVEMDLGLHNVNTYGVAQGGAVFTLADVAIGFLLLEELPEGQKVFTLELKINFIKKGKGVRLIATPKIISAGKTIVVAECNVEDEFGVIVAKALGTFFLSR from the coding sequence ATGAAGGAAGATAATGTTCAGGCGGCTAAAGATTTAATACAAAAGAAACTGGATGCTTTTTCTCCCAAGGAATTGAAGGAAATAAATTATATTCTTTCAACGTATGCGAAAACTGCTGAAGCGAGCGCTGGCGGGGAAGTTCCGATGCACTTTTTTGGACGCCTTGCCGGACTCACGCGCTTAGATGCATATAGGGTTGAAATGGATTTGGGTTTACACAATGTAAATACGTATGGGGTTGCTCAGGGCGGCGCGGTGTTCACTTTAGCAGATGTGGCGATTGGATTCCTGCTCTTAGAAGAGCTGCCGGAAGGTCAAAAAGTTTTTACATTGGAACTAAAAATAAATTTCATCAAAAAAGGTAAAGGTGTCCGTCTCATAGCCACCCCAAAGATAATTAGTGCGGGTAAAACAATTGTTGTAGCAGAGTGTAATGTGGAAGATGAATTTGGGGTTATTGTTGCGAAAGCGTTAGGGACATTTTTCTTGAGCCGATAG
- a CDS encoding MmgE/PrpD family protein translates to MSLSEKLAKYSSSLTYEDLPEDVVAFAKLCILDYFGSALAGVNKPPVQMISDTVNVMGGNPQATLLTGGKSSVMNAALVNGAASHIVELDDIHKSSIIHAATVVVPAALAVAEWKELSGKDLILSVVLGYEVCFRVGEAVSPSHYYYWHNTATCGTFGSAAAVAKLLQLDDEAYVNALGNAGSQAAGLWEFIEDGAMTKQLHPGKAAMNGLLASVLAEKGFTGAKKILEGKRGFFNAMSDEYDSEKITLNLGKEHKIVENSFKIHASCRHTHAAIDMAIEIFKENEFSVEDISKVEVGAYKSTMDITDNNNPKTQYESKFSIQYCTALALVKGSANLNDFNEDDLWNPEIREVMGKVEAVLDPEVDKDYPVKWGAKVKLHLKNGEVFEKQSYYPKGDPENPVSTEDLQRKFCNLATPLSEDKSKSFSEVLLSLESVANVSDMMSDLSNSIGVPSEGYVVNEGR, encoded by the coding sequence ATGAGTTTAAGTGAAAAGTTAGCAAAGTATTCTTCTTCGCTTACCTATGAAGACTTGCCGGAAGACGTAGTTGCGTTTGCCAAGTTATGTATACTGGATTATTTCGGTTCTGCGCTGGCAGGAGTGAATAAACCGCCTGTTCAAATGATCAGTGACACGGTCAATGTGATGGGCGGGAACCCGCAGGCGACGCTCCTGACGGGAGGAAAGTCTTCCGTGATGAATGCTGCTTTAGTAAATGGAGCAGCGAGTCATATCGTCGAACTGGATGACATTCATAAATCATCGATTATTCATGCGGCTACTGTTGTTGTTCCTGCAGCATTGGCGGTTGCAGAATGGAAAGAATTAAGCGGAAAAGATCTAATTCTTTCTGTTGTGCTAGGATATGAAGTTTGCTTTAGAGTGGGAGAAGCCGTATCGCCATCCCATTATTACTACTGGCACAATACTGCGACTTGCGGGACTTTCGGTTCTGCGGCCGCAGTAGCCAAGCTTCTTCAATTAGATGATGAGGCTTATGTGAATGCACTTGGAAACGCGGGCAGTCAAGCGGCAGGTCTTTGGGAGTTTATCGAAGATGGAGCTATGACCAAGCAGCTGCATCCGGGCAAAGCTGCGATGAATGGCTTGCTGGCCAGTGTACTTGCAGAAAAAGGCTTTACGGGTGCTAAGAAGATCCTGGAAGGAAAACGAGGCTTCTTCAACGCAATGAGCGATGAGTATGATTCGGAAAAAATCACGCTGAATCTTGGCAAAGAACATAAAATAGTCGAAAATTCATTTAAAATCCACGCATCTTGCCGCCATACTCACGCTGCTATTGATATGGCGATTGAAATATTTAAGGAAAATGAGTTTTCAGTTGAAGATATTTCAAAAGTGGAAGTCGGCGCATATAAATCCACAATGGATATTACGGATAATAATAATCCGAAAACCCAATACGAATCAAAATTCAGCATTCAGTATTGTACAGCCTTGGCATTAGTTAAAGGAAGTGCAAACTTGAATGATTTCAATGAAGATGATTTATGGAATCCGGAAATTAGGGAAGTCATGGGTAAAGTAGAGGCAGTTCTGGATCCGGAAGTGGATAAAGATTACCCGGTGAAATGGGGAGCCAAAGTAAAACTGCACCTGAAAAATGGCGAAGTGTTTGAGAAACAATCCTATTATCCAAAAGGTGATCCCGAAAATCCTGTCAGCACGGAAGATCTGCAGCGTAAATTCTGTAATTTGGCTACGCCTTTATCAGAAGATAAAAGTAAGTCATTCTCTGAAGTTCTTCTATCCTTGGAGAGTGTTGCCAATGTATCTGATATGATGTCAGATCTGAGTAACTCTATCGGTGTTCCATCTGAAGGATACGTTGTGAATGAAGGAAGATAA
- a CDS encoding acyl-CoA dehydrogenase family protein — protein MVKVKSTNDEIELIRKSVRTLCSKFPEDYWAKLDKNNDYPSEFIQALTDEGWLSVLIPEEYGGAGLGMVEASAILEEINRSGGNAGAGHAQMYTMGALLSHGSEEQKQRYLPKIATGELRLQAFGITEPTAGSDTTSITTTAVRKGDKYIVNGQKIWISRSKYSDLMLLLARTTPKDQVTKKTDGLSLFILDMNDQKDNITIRDIDTMINHATTEIFLENVEIPAENLIGVEGKGFGYVLSGMNAERILIASESIGDGYYFIDKAVQYANERVVFDRPIGKNQGIQFPIAQSYMDVEAAKLMRDKAAEMFDSGEKGGAEANMAKYLASNAAWKAANAAMDTYGGYGFATEYHIERKFREARLFMIAPISNNLVVSFVAQHVLGLPRSF, from the coding sequence ATGGTAAAAGTTAAAAGTACAAACGACGAAATTGAACTGATCAGAAAAAGTGTGCGGACGTTATGCAGCAAGTTTCCGGAAGATTACTGGGCGAAACTTGATAAAAATAATGACTACCCAAGTGAATTTATTCAAGCATTGACAGATGAAGGCTGGCTGTCCGTGCTAATCCCGGAAGAATACGGCGGTGCTGGTCTGGGCATGGTGGAAGCCAGTGCAATTCTCGAGGAAATTAACAGATCAGGCGGAAATGCCGGAGCGGGGCATGCGCAAATGTATACGATGGGTGCGCTGCTGAGTCATGGAAGCGAAGAACAGAAACAGCGGTACTTGCCTAAAATTGCAACAGGTGAATTGCGTCTGCAGGCATTCGGCATAACTGAGCCGACAGCAGGAAGCGATACGACCAGCATCACTACAACTGCTGTTCGCAAAGGTGACAAGTATATCGTCAACGGTCAGAAGATTTGGATATCAAGATCTAAATATTCGGATTTAATGCTGTTATTGGCAAGAACCACGCCGAAAGATCAGGTGACAAAGAAGACTGATGGATTAAGCCTGTTCATATTAGACATGAACGATCAGAAAGACAATATTACTATTCGTGACATCGATACGATGATTAACCATGCGACAACAGAGATTTTCCTTGAAAATGTAGAGATTCCTGCAGAAAACCTGATTGGTGTAGAAGGCAAAGGATTCGGCTACGTGCTAAGCGGCATGAATGCTGAACGTATTTTGATCGCATCAGAGAGTATTGGTGACGGGTATTACTTCATCGATAAAGCCGTACAATACGCGAATGAAAGAGTTGTGTTTGATCGTCCTATCGGAAAAAACCAGGGAATCCAATTTCCAATTGCACAATCTTACATGGATGTCGAAGCAGCAAAACTTATGCGGGATAAGGCTGCAGAAATGTTTGATTCAGGAGAAAAAGGCGGTGCAGAGGCAAATATGGCGAAGTACTTGGCCTCAAATGCAGCATGGAAAGCGGCTAATGCTGCAATGGACACATACGGCGGCTATGGTTTTGCAACGGAATACCATATTGAAAGAAAGTTCAGAGAGGCGCGGTTGTTCATGATTGCACCGATCTCTAATAACTTAGTAGTCAGCTTCGTGGCGCAGCACGTACTTGGGCTTCCAAGGTCCTTCTGA
- a CDS encoding enoyl-CoA hydratase/isomerase family protein, whose protein sequence is MVQTKMVDWKTIVLDESQAEEFVYIITLNRPDAMNSLNTLMAEELIECVTMLKEKDDVRALIITGSGTRCFCPGADLKERKTMDNVQWKRQHDIFEDAYELIRTFPYPVIAAVNGYALGGGMEMILSCDLRYVAEHAKMGLPEAKLGIIPGVGGTQLLPRSVPVAIAKELLFTGKQLDAQKALEIGLANDVFSMEELLEKTIETAKTIAKNAPLSLQSIKKAVDTGLQTDINTALSIELDQYYKCAFSEDRLEGVYAFNEKRDPVWTGK, encoded by the coding sequence ATGGTTCAAACGAAAATGGTTGATTGGAAAACGATCGTATTGGATGAATCCCAAGCGGAAGAATTCGTTTATATTATTACACTAAACCGGCCTGATGCGATGAATTCATTAAATACATTGATGGCCGAAGAGTTAATAGAATGTGTCACAATGCTTAAAGAGAAAGATGACGTCAGAGCATTAATTATTACAGGCAGCGGAACGAGATGTTTCTGTCCTGGAGCCGACTTAAAAGAGCGCAAAACTATGGATAATGTTCAATGGAAGCGTCAGCATGATATTTTTGAAGATGCGTATGAGCTGATCAGAACATTCCCGTACCCTGTCATTGCCGCGGTTAACGGCTATGCATTAGGCGGCGGAATGGAAATGATTTTAAGCTGTGATCTTCGATATGTAGCTGAGCATGCGAAGATGGGTCTGCCTGAAGCGAAGCTGGGCATTATTCCTGGGGTTGGCGGAACGCAGCTGCTGCCAAGATCTGTCCCGGTGGCGATTGCAAAAGAACTTTTATTTACCGGCAAGCAGCTGGATGCTCAAAAAGCGCTTGAAATAGGTTTGGCTAATGATGTCTTTTCGATGGAAGAGTTACTGGAGAAGACGATTGAGACAGCTAAAACGATTGCCAAAAACGCGCCATTATCTCTTCAGTCAATAAAGAAGGCTGTGGATACAGGGCTGCAGACAGATATTAATACAGCATTATCAATTGAGCTCGATCAATATTACAAATGTGCATTTTCTGAAGACCGTCTCGAAGGTGTCTATGCGTTTAATGAAAAAAGAGATCCTGTTTGGACAGGAAAATAA
- a CDS encoding hydroxymethylglutaryl-CoA lyase: MMELPKTVRINEVVLRDGLQLEKKIISVEEKNRLFTKLQSAGIKSFEFGSFVHPKRVPQMANSGELFTNIADGDNSTDLIALVPNLKGAEIAKSFGVKQVNFVFSASDTHNQQNVQSTTLESLEELKLIDKFCASNNLLLDVTIATTFGCPFEGDIPIERILTILESVSECQTNHLTLADTTGMANPKQVSDVLREVFAAHPDLDVNLHFHNTRGMGLANILAAVQSGVTSFDTALGGLGGCPFAPGATGNVCTEDVVHMLHSMNIETAIDLDQLLEASKLLEEVIGHPNSSYILKAGPYNRRYSIPAV; the protein is encoded by the coding sequence ATGATGGAACTTCCAAAAACGGTCAGAATAAATGAAGTAGTCTTGCGTGACGGACTGCAGCTTGAGAAAAAAATCATAAGTGTGGAAGAAAAAAATCGCTTATTTACAAAATTACAAAGTGCCGGTATAAAATCGTTTGAATTTGGTTCATTTGTTCATCCAAAAAGGGTGCCGCAGATGGCGAACAGCGGTGAACTGTTCACGAACATTGCGGATGGGGACAATTCGACAGACTTAATCGCGTTAGTGCCGAATTTAAAAGGCGCTGAAATCGCAAAGAGCTTTGGTGTGAAACAAGTCAATTTTGTATTCTCAGCGAGTGATACACATAATCAGCAAAACGTACAAAGCACTACGCTGGAATCGTTAGAAGAACTAAAACTCATCGATAAATTTTGTGCATCGAATAACTTATTGCTCGACGTTACAATTGCCACTACGTTCGGGTGCCCGTTTGAAGGAGATATTCCAATTGAACGGATCCTGACAATCTTGGAAAGTGTATCTGAATGTCAGACGAATCATTTAACATTGGCGGATACGACCGGAATGGCCAATCCGAAACAAGTCAGTGACGTGCTGCGTGAAGTATTCGCTGCGCATCCTGACCTGGACGTGAACTTGCACTTCCATAATACAAGGGGAATGGGATTAGCTAATATTTTAGCAGCGGTCCAATCCGGAGTAACCAGTTTTGATACGGCGCTTGGCGGACTGGGCGGATGTCCTTTCGCACCGGGTGCAACAGGCAATGTTTGCACGGAGGACGTTGTTCATATGCTGCATAGCATGAATATCGAAACAGCGATTGATTTAGATCAGCTGCTGGAAGCATCCAAGCTGTTGGAGGAAGTGATCGGACACCCGAATTCCAGCTATATTTTAAAAGCAGGTCCTTATAATAGAAGGTACTCAATTCCTGCAGTGTAA
- a CDS encoding CaiB/BaiF CoA-transferase family protein produces MSRPLEGMKVIDITSNISGPSLTMILGDLGAEVIKIERPVSGDDSRNMGPMWEGEGVYYLQINRNKRSIIIDLKTDEGRELVKDLVKEADVFVENFRLGKTEDMGLSYEDLQSINPEIIYCSLTAYGQTGPDSHKPGYDAIVQAGTGIMSINGPAGGEPARAAVSILDQGSAMWGVIGILSALLHRNKTGVGQKVETSLFETGVFWTNYHLMSYMADGREPVKLGAGHAAFAPYGAFRTATSEIMIGISNESLFKKLCIVLGKEEWASDPRFSSNKNRLENRKELSREIESVLVKKDADFWMKKIDEAGVPSSIIQKISHMVDHPQTQSTGMLQPVDHPLIDNMRLIRLPISLSETPIEIKKAPPLLGEDTRTILKDSGLSEDKIDELIAKGIVHNIDQELAKKMKNASAIEVE; encoded by the coding sequence ATGAGCAGACCATTAGAAGGTATGAAAGTAATCGATATTACTTCAAATATATCAGGCCCCAGCCTGACGATGATACTGGGCGATCTGGGCGCAGAAGTCATTAAAATTGAAAGACCGGTGAGCGGCGACGATTCACGGAATATGGGTCCGATGTGGGAAGGTGAAGGCGTCTACTATCTTCAGATAAATCGTAACAAGCGATCTATTATTATTGATTTGAAAACAGATGAAGGCCGGGAACTGGTAAAAGATTTAGTTAAAGAGGCTGATGTTTTTGTAGAAAACTTCCGGCTGGGTAAAACCGAAGATATGGGGCTCAGCTACGAAGATTTGCAGTCTATTAACCCGGAAATAATTTACTGTTCTTTAACAGCCTATGGACAAACAGGCCCGGACAGTCATAAACCGGGTTATGATGCAATCGTTCAAGCGGGAACAGGCATTATGAGCATCAATGGACCTGCCGGGGGAGAACCTGCGAGAGCCGCAGTATCTATTTTGGATCAGGGAAGCGCTATGTGGGGTGTTATAGGAATATTATCCGCATTGCTTCACAGAAACAAAACAGGTGTTGGCCAGAAAGTGGAAACTTCTTTGTTTGAGACGGGTGTTTTCTGGACGAACTATCATTTGATGTCCTATATGGCTGACGGCCGGGAACCGGTTAAATTAGGTGCAGGGCATGCGGCTTTCGCTCCGTATGGTGCATTTAGAACAGCTACATCAGAGATTATGATAGGTATTTCCAATGAATCTCTATTTAAAAAATTATGTATAGTTCTCGGTAAAGAAGAGTGGGCAAGTGATCCAAGATTCAGTTCCAATAAAAATAGATTGGAAAATCGAAAGGAATTATCGAGAGAGATTGAAAGTGTTCTCGTTAAGAAAGATGCGGATTTCTGGATGAAGAAAATTGATGAAGCTGGTGTTCCAAGTTCAATTATACAGAAAATCTCACACATGGTTGATCATCCGCAAACTCAAAGCACCGGGATGCTGCAGCCGGTCGATCACCCATTAATCGATAATATGAGATTAATTCGATTGCCGATCAGTTTATCGGAGACGCCGATTGAAATCAAAAAGGCACCGCCGTTATTAGGTGAAGATACTAGGACAATTTTAAAAGACAGCGGGCTGTCTGAAGATAAGATTGACGAACTTATTGCAAAAGGTATTGTTCATAATATTGACCAAGAACTGGCGAAGAAAATGAAAAATGCAAGCGCGATAGAGGTTGAGTGA
- the fadH gene encoding 2,4-dienoyl-CoA reductase, giving the protein MKGKTVIVTGGSSGLGKAMAFKFAKEGANVVITGRNAERLNEAKEEIQQSGGSVFPFQMDVRETAHVEEMVRKTTEKFGQIDFLVNNAAGNFVCQAEDLSYNGWRSVIDIVLNGTWYCSQAVGKEWIATGQKGSILNIIATYAWGAGPGMTHSASAKAGVLAMTRTLAVEWGSRYGIRVNGIAPGPIGDTEGVSRLIENQNVADSAMNAIPLKRFGTKEEIADLAEFLLSEKSAFINGECITIDGGKWLNNEQYKL; this is encoded by the coding sequence GTGAAAGGTAAAACGGTAATTGTGACAGGCGGCAGCAGCGGTCTGGGTAAAGCAATGGCGTTCAAGTTTGCAAAAGAAGGTGCAAATGTTGTCATCACCGGCAGAAATGCGGAGCGATTGAATGAAGCAAAAGAAGAAATTCAGCAATCGGGAGGATCCGTCTTTCCGTTTCAAATGGACGTCAGGGAGACAGCTCATGTAGAGGAAATGGTTCGCAAAACAACAGAAAAGTTTGGCCAGATTGACTTTCTGGTGAATAACGCCGCAGGTAACTTTGTCTGTCAGGCCGAAGATCTATCGTACAACGGCTGGAGATCGGTCATTGATATTGTTTTGAACGGGACTTGGTACTGCTCGCAGGCGGTCGGAAAAGAATGGATTGCGACAGGCCAAAAAGGAAGCATTCTTAACATTATAGCCACCTATGCGTGGGGAGCAGGACCGGGAATGACCCATTCGGCATCTGCTAAAGCCGGTGTGCTGGCGATGACTAGAACGCTTGCCGTGGAATGGGGCAGCAGATACGGGATTAGAGTAAATGGCATTGCGCCTGGCCCGATTGGTGATACAGAGGGTGTTTCCCGGCTGATCGAAAATCAGAACGTGGCAGACAGCGCTATGAACGCCATCCCGCTGAAGCGCTTCGGCACGAAAGAAGAAATTGCGGATTTGGCCGAATTCTTATTAAGCGAGAAATCAGCGTTCATTAACGGAGAATGTATAACGATTGACGGCGGCAAGTGGTTGAATAATGAACAGTATAAACTGTGA
- the dctP gene encoding TRAP transporter substrate-binding protein DctP: MMKNMFKPLVLSAVLLTAAGCGNSDGMKNETGSADDASAKPITLKLAASQPVTHTLHDGVFVPFMEKVTELTDGQVEFDFYPSEQLGKAGDLYDLTSNGVTDMSFIVSTYTPSLMPITGSLLGIPGLYDNSYEGTKALHMLNKDSAVLESDFLNNGVRPLVSSALLPNEFWTKGKEIVLPKDIKGIKARVTGDALNKSISALEGTPINLTASEFYEAFDRGVYDSLVLNATSMNDYGFSELAKYGTDGISFGGLATGLIINENVYQKLPEDIKEIFLQVGDEVTEDYAKFLDEENDAVKEELRAAGITVRELTSEEAEQWKQFYSEMEAALISEHTEANYSEIVNKFKEEVKKHK; the protein is encoded by the coding sequence ATGATGAAGAATATGTTTAAACCTTTGGTATTATCTGCAGTGTTGCTCACAGCAGCAGGGTGCGGAAATTCGGATGGGATGAAAAATGAAACGGGAAGTGCAGATGATGCATCAGCCAAACCAATCACATTAAAGCTAGCGGCATCGCAGCCAGTAACACACACTTTACACGATGGAGTTTTTGTTCCGTTTATGGAAAAGGTAACGGAATTAACCGACGGGCAAGTTGAATTTGATTTTTATCCCTCCGAGCAATTGGGGAAAGCTGGTGATCTGTATGACTTAACCAGTAATGGTGTAACGGATATGAGCTTTATAGTCTCAACTTATACCCCGAGCCTGATGCCGATAACCGGCAGTTTACTGGGTATCCCAGGCTTGTACGATAACTCTTATGAGGGAACGAAGGCTTTACATATGCTGAATAAAGATAGTGCGGTATTGGAATCTGATTTCTTGAATAATGGTGTTAGACCGCTAGTGAGCAGCGCGCTTCTTCCAAATGAGTTTTGGACAAAAGGCAAAGAAATTGTATTACCGAAGGACATTAAAGGGATAAAGGCCAGAGTAACTGGTGATGCCCTAAATAAATCAATTTCTGCCCTGGAAGGCACACCAATCAATTTGACTGCCTCAGAATTCTACGAGGCTTTTGATAGAGGAGTATACGACTCACTCGTCTTGAATGCTACTTCTATGAATGACTATGGTTTTTCAGAACTGGCCAAGTATGGAACGGACGGCATTTCCTTTGGCGGACTGGCTACTGGGCTGATCATTAATGAAAACGTATATCAAAAATTACCTGAAGATATAAAAGAGATCTTTTTGCAAGTTGGAGATGAAGTGACTGAAGATTACGCGAAGTTTCTGGACGAAGAAAATGATGCGGTGAAAGAAGAACTGAGAGCAGCAGGAATAACTGTAAGAGAATTAACTTCTGAGGAAGCTGAACAATGGAAGCAATTTTATAGTGAAATGGAAGCAGCGTTAATAAGCGAACATACAGAAGCTAATTACAGTGAAATAGTGAATAAATTTAAAGAAGAAGTTAAAAAGCATAAATAA
- a CDS encoding MaoC/PaaZ C-terminal domain-containing protein, producing MNIGYQFATLEKEEITHTQIVRYAGASGDFNPIHTVVPFAQKAGMDDVIAHGLMVMGFIGQAIGDWVPVKDLAKFGVRFKAITKPGEKINVTGSVLDETEDRWICEAKASNEAGEVKVQAKFEVRKK from the coding sequence ATGAACATTGGCTATCAATTTGCAACACTTGAAAAAGAGGAAATCACACATACCCAAATCGTTCGCTATGCAGGAGCGTCGGGAGATTTCAACCCAATTCACACTGTCGTTCCTTTTGCTCAAAAAGCCGGAATGGATGACGTAATTGCACACGGATTAATGGTTATGGGCTTTATCGGTCAGGCAATTGGTGACTGGGTGCCGGTAAAAGATCTGGCTAAATTTGGCGTGCGGTTCAAAGCTATAACAAAACCGGGAGAAAAGATTAATGTTACCGGCAGCGTTCTGGATGAAACAGAAGATCGCTGGATTTGTGAAGCTAAGGCAAGTAACGAAGCCGGAGAAGTCAAAGTTCAGGCCAAGTTTGAAGTTCGCAAGAAATAA
- a CDS encoding MaoC family dehydratase N-terminal domain-containing protein, translated as MASNLERLKSIKLESYTYTIEKAKIRELAIAIGDQRDSYLNGEALPPTFAAVVEYWGGQSSASALLGLDVARVLHGEQEYEYVGEMNPGDEITVNAIIEDAYSKAAMTFIVMKKEFVNQHGELVLISRATIIEKH; from the coding sequence GTGGCGTCTAACTTGGAACGATTGAAAAGTATTAAACTGGAATCGTATACGTATACCATTGAAAAAGCGAAGATTCGGGAACTTGCAATTGCGATTGGGGATCAGCGGGACAGTTATCTAAACGGGGAGGCATTACCACCGACTTTTGCCGCGGTAGTTGAATATTGGGGCGGTCAGTCATCTGCTTCAGCACTTCTTGGCTTGGATGTTGCCAGAGTGCTGCATGGCGAGCAGGAATATGAATATGTAGGTGAAATGAATCCTGGGGATGAAATCACAGTTAACGCCATTATTGAAGATGCGTATTCAAAAGCAGCGATGACTTTTATTGTTATGAAGAAAGAATTTGTTAATCAGCATGGTGAATTAGTGTTAATTAGCCGGGCGACTATTATTGAAAAGCACTAG